From one Thermoplasmatales archaeon genomic stretch:
- a CDS encoding NERD domain-containing protein, with protein sequence MPYLICDNCDTFYPIEDEEEIFEICDCGSKLKYYETLLEYSEYARSQEPEPVRRFLTLRRTYTENKAYDYRLIEIIGVSMGIIGFIWLINGFLLAILSVFAGIIILIYGICEGYSWKKGLEGEEIVNNELEKLPEGYFIFYDVKLPGDTGNIDHVVIGSNGIFVVETKNYEGEYLIKGDEWYLKEGSILNPKWKKVTRRPGRQAKANAVALRNFLIKNIGTRRPWVHAIVALVGQRPLRIKTEYYTILQPQEIPEFITNKKGRLTKNFKEESIEVIGPYSAEISFM encoded by the coding sequence ATGCCCTATTTGATATGTGACAATTGTGATACTTTTTATCCAATTGAGGATGAAGAGGAGATATTCGAAATTTGTGATTGTGGAAGCAAACTCAAATATTATGAGACTCTACTTGAATATTCGGAATACGCAAGGTCACAGGAGCCAGAACCGGTAAGAAGGTTCCTAACGTTGCGAAGAACTTACACTGAAAACAAAGCTTATGATTATAGACTAATAGAGATCATAGGAGTAAGTATGGGCATAATAGGTTTCATTTGGTTAATAAACGGCTTCTTATTGGCCATTCTCAGTGTATTTGCAGGTATAATAATATTAATATATGGTATATGTGAAGGATACAGTTGGAAAAAAGGATTAGAAGGAGAAGAGATAGTAAATAATGAATTAGAAAAATTACCTGAGGGTTATTTTATTTTCTATGATGTGAAATTACCTGGTGACACAGGGAATATTGATCATGTAGTAATCGGATCGAACGGGATCTTCGTAGTTGAAACTAAAAATTACGAAGGTGAATACCTCATAAAAGGAGATGAGTGGTACTTGAAAGAGGGCAGCATATTAAACCCAAAATGGAAAAAAGTAACTAGAAGACCTGGTAGGCAGGCAAAAGCCAACGCAGTGGCTTTAAGGAACTTCTTAATAAAAAATATTGGTACCAGGAGACCTTGGGTTCATGCCATTGTCGCTCTCGTAGGCCAAAGGCCCTTAAGAATAAAAACAGAATACTATACAATTTTACAACCGCAAGAAATACCAGAGTTCATCACAAACAAGAAGGGAAGACTCACAAAAAATTTCAAGGAAGAGTCCATAGAGGTAATCGGCCCGTACAGTGCAGAGATTTCATTCATGTAA
- a CDS encoding N-6 DNA methylase: MVKMALSMDEIKQMIDDAVINAKEANTHQAKMMVLSRFLEELFGIKLVELIPGIEKALRSKVMGVRGKADLIFSDIVFEMKVDLEREFDDAKRQIKKYLQALYEIDPSEKNIGIITDAIEFEAYLPIIEDNQVVDLRKISHLNLEEESPEEVFKWFDSFLFSRSQIKPSAHDLKARFGPGSPTYHLIVDELEKLWNKLGDREDIRLKFDLWRKNMEIVYGSEPKTESFIDNTYLVTLVKIIVYLKLNDGASSLDDIPQVLSGEYFDLYGIENLTEEDFFTWILDPKIKNKAIKLARDLTMELKIYNFADIDEDFFKEIYEEIIGRGQRHRIGEYYTPEWLAELTLIEAIKAWKKHNSGFPRILDPACGSGTFLTNAIQIMKKTIREDPEGLLSFILDNIVGVDVNPLAVVIARANYLIALGDLIKYRKGEINIPVYVADSIKMPKAQISIVEGGKGQGTLEVYEVSADDARLRIPKDIFIKKSLFNKIFEAIKKAIDEYRRSRNKRDALRTFERNMPSIPENEFRSLESTFKTIINLIDQEKDSIWVFILKNFYAPIMFSESKFDIIVGNPPWIAMRYIENKKYQEFVKKKILNAGLLTSQDTELFTHMEMATLFFSEASKSYLKENGVISFVMPRSVLTGAEQHKRFQRFEFKPSMKLLRIFDLEDVKPLFNVPSCVLVALKEKKTEYPVPLIKFEGKLPKKNIKLTEAEHYLSFKKDQYYPLVLSGKKSWYYERFKQGATIVPRPFWFIDFISHPRFGIDPRKPFCRSSEDALKNQKKDWGSIKGKVEEKFIYATLLSKDLLPFGYFKLSPVVLPIIPTSRGYEILDTNALRDRGYSQMAQWLEKAQKSWISNATERNLKEHPRVITYLNYRNKLSSQNPEAKHIVLYNSSGTNIYSCVINTSEIEKLKFNKKIKPSGFVVDYTSYFYATSSETEAHYINAIFNSNVLNELKKPLQARGSYGERHISRTHLMFPIPRFDERNGVHKKLALLSKKCHEELNRIKSGLDVKGVSWQLRDKIREKYLGGYIREIDELILESKILE, translated from the coding sequence GTGGTTAAAATGGCTTTATCTATGGATGAAATTAAACAGATGATTGATGACGCCGTTATAAATGCGAAGGAGGCTAATACGCACCAAGCAAAAATGATGGTGCTGTCTCGTTTTCTTGAAGAACTTTTCGGTATCAAACTTGTTGAACTGATCCCTGGTATAGAAAAAGCTCTTAGAAGTAAAGTAATGGGTGTGAGAGGGAAAGCAGATTTAATTTTTTCTGATATTGTTTTTGAAATGAAAGTTGACCTAGAAAGGGAATTTGATGACGCCAAAAGGCAAATCAAGAAGTACCTCCAGGCATTATATGAAATAGATCCCAGCGAAAAAAATATTGGGATAATAACAGATGCCATAGAATTTGAAGCATATTTACCAATAATCGAAGACAATCAAGTAGTAGATCTTAGGAAGATAAGCCATTTAAACCTTGAAGAAGAGTCTCCAGAAGAAGTCTTCAAATGGTTCGATTCGTTCCTGTTTTCACGATCACAGATTAAACCTTCGGCTCATGATCTAAAAGCAAGATTTGGGCCGGGAAGCCCGACATACCATTTAATCGTCGATGAACTTGAAAAACTCTGGAATAAACTTGGAGATAGAGAAGATATAAGACTTAAATTTGATTTATGGCGTAAAAACATGGAAATAGTATATGGAAGCGAACCAAAAACAGAATCTTTCATAGATAACACGTATCTAGTAACCCTTGTAAAAATAATAGTCTACCTAAAATTAAACGATGGTGCTAGCTCCCTAGATGACATACCACAAGTTCTATCAGGTGAATATTTCGACTTGTATGGCATCGAAAACTTAACAGAAGAAGATTTCTTCACATGGATCCTAGACCCCAAAATAAAAAACAAGGCTATAAAATTAGCCAGAGACCTCACAATGGAACTAAAAATATACAATTTTGCTGATATCGATGAAGACTTCTTCAAAGAAATATACGAAGAAATTATCGGAAGAGGTCAGAGACACAGGATAGGAGAATATTATACTCCTGAATGGCTAGCAGAACTAACCTTAATAGAGGCCATAAAAGCATGGAAAAAGCACAATAGTGGCTTTCCAAGGATTCTAGACCCGGCTTGCGGTTCAGGAACCTTCCTAACAAATGCGATCCAAATCATGAAAAAGACAATAAGAGAAGATCCTGAAGGTCTCCTAAGTTTTATATTAGATAATATAGTTGGGGTAGATGTTAATCCGCTTGCCGTTGTCATTGCAAGAGCCAATTATCTCATAGCTTTAGGTGACTTGATCAAGTACAGAAAGGGTGAAATAAATATACCGGTATATGTGGCAGATTCCATAAAAATGCCAAAAGCTCAGATTAGTATCGTTGAGGGAGGGAAAGGACAAGGAACACTTGAAGTTTATGAAGTATCTGCAGATGACGCACGTCTCAGGATACCAAAGGATATTTTCATCAAAAAAAGTTTATTTAATAAAATTTTCGAAGCAATCAAAAAAGCCATAGATGAATATAGAAGATCCAGAAACAAAAGAGATGCCTTAAGAACTTTTGAACGTAATATGCCATCAATACCTGAAAATGAATTCAGGTCGTTAGAATCAACATTTAAAACCATTATAAATTTGATAGACCAAGAAAAAGATTCTATTTGGGTTTTCATCCTAAAAAACTTCTACGCCCCCATAATGTTCTCAGAATCCAAATTCGATATTATAGTCGGTAACCCTCCATGGATAGCAATGCGATACATCGAAAACAAAAAATACCAAGAATTTGTAAAAAAGAAAATATTAAATGCTGGTTTACTTACTTCACAAGATACAGAACTCTTCACCCACATGGAAATGGCCACGCTCTTTTTCTCTGAAGCCAGCAAGTCATACCTCAAGGAGAATGGTGTAATAAGCTTTGTAATGCCAAGAAGCGTTTTAACCGGAGCAGAACAGCATAAAAGATTCCAAAGATTCGAATTTAAGCCTTCAATGAAACTCCTTAGAATATTTGATCTGGAAGATGTAAAGCCACTCTTTAATGTGCCTTCATGTGTTCTCGTAGCCCTCAAGGAAAAGAAGACAGAGTATCCCGTCCCACTCATAAAATTCGAGGGTAAGTTACCCAAAAAGAACATAAAACTGACAGAAGCAGAACATTACCTATCTTTTAAAAAAGATCAATATTATCCATTAGTCTTAAGTGGTAAAAAGAGCTGGTATTACGAGAGATTTAAACAAGGCGCGACGATAGTACCAAGGCCATTTTGGTTCATAGATTTTATCAGTCATCCTAGATTTGGTATAGATCCGAGAAAACCTTTTTGTAGATCATCAGAAGACGCATTAAAAAATCAAAAAAAAGATTGGGGTTCAATAAAAGGCAAAGTTGAAGAAAAGTTTATATATGCAACCTTATTAAGTAAAGATCTGCTTCCCTTTGGTTATTTCAAACTTTCTCCAGTGGTACTCCCAATAATACCTACCAGTAGAGGATATGAAATTCTTGACACAAATGCTTTAAGAGACAGAGGATATTCTCAAATGGCCCAATGGCTAGAAAAAGCACAAAAATCATGGATAAGTAACGCCACAGAGAGAAACTTAAAAGAGCATCCGAGAGTGATTACATATTTAAATTACCGTAACAAGTTGAGTTCGCAAAATCCTGAGGCCAAACACATAGTACTATATAATAGTAGTGGAACTAACATTTATTCTTGTGTGATCAACACAAGCGAAATTGAAAAATTAAAATTCAACAAGAAAATCAAACCTAGTGGATTTGTAGTTGATTACACAAGCTATTTTTATGCAACTTCTAGTGAGACAGAGGCACATTATATTAACGCTATTTTCAATTCTAATGTATTGAATGAACTTAAAAAACCATTACAGGCGAGGGGCAGTTATGGTGAACGACATATAAGTAGAACGCATTTAATGTTTCCTATCCCTAGATTTGATGAGAGAAATGGAGTTCATAAAAAACTGGCTCTATTAAGTAAAAAGTGTCACGAAGAATTAAATAGGATAAAAAGTGGGCTTGATGTAAAGGGTGTTTCATGGCAATTGCGAGATAAGATTAGAGAGAAATATCTTGGAGGGTATATTAGAGAGATAGATGAATTGATTTTAGAATCGAAGATTTTAGAATGA